GACCCCGGTGTTGCGATGGTCCGACCTCTTCAGGAAAGGCGCTTCCTTGAAGCGTTGCACCGCCAGCCCTCCCAACGCCCCAGCCCGCCCATGGCGGGCAGCATTAGAGTTAGCCCCGGGCGTAAGCCCGGGTAAGCTGCCTGAGTTCTGACAGCGCGCCCGATGGGCGTCGCCGAGCGAGCTCGCGAGCGAGGCAGCGACAATCGGGCGCGCCGCAACCACCTTATCCGCTCACTCGCACGAACTTGTCCCGCGCCCGCTCGCGCGCCACGCGAAACGCCGCTGGAAGGCACCGCAGCAGGTCGGTCGCGGTCATGACGTGCTCCTCTAACTCGTCCCGGGCCAAATCGCCGGCCAGACCGTGCAAATAGACGGCGGCAATTGAAGCCCTCTCTTTCTCCGACAGATGTTGCCCCATCAAGCCGGCGACCAGCCCGGTGAGGATGTCGCCGGTTCCTCCGCTTGCCATGCCGGGATTGCCCGTCGGGTTCACCCAGACCATACCTTCGGGCAGCGCGATCAAAGTTCTCCAGCCCTTGAGCACGACAACGCATTTGTGCTCGCGGGCAAAGTTTCGCGCCACCCCGACGCGGTCCTTCTGGATGTCCCTGGCTGAGGAGTTCGTGAGCCGCGCCATCTCTCCCGGATGCGGCGTCACTACCAGCAGTCGCTTGCTTCCATCGAGCTTCGACGCGCACCCTTCGAAAGCATTCAGCCCATCGGCATCGAGCACCACCGGCAGGTCGCACTCGGCGACCAACGTCCGCACGAACTCCGCCGACTCGGGATGCCGCGAGATACCCGGACCGATGGCCACCACGCTCTTCCCTTCCATCAGCTTGTCCATCCGCCCGTACTCTAGTGCGCGCATGGAAATTGTTCCGACTTCGGTTTCCTCCAGCGCCTCGGTCATCAACTCCGGCATGAATCCTGCCACGGTGGGCTGGATCGAGCGCGGGACCGCCACGGTCACCAGGCCGGCGCCGGCGCGCAATGCGGCCATACCGGCCATGGCTGGTGCCCCAGCCTTGCCCACCGAGCCGCCCACGATCAGGACGTGGCCAAAGTCGCCCTTATGGGCATCCGGCTCTCTCGGCAATAGAACCGTTCCGATATCGTCGGGGGTGATGACTTCCATAGCCAGCTTGGAGGTCACCGCTTCGCGCGGAGTCCCGATCTGCGCTACGACAGTTTTGAGGCATGCGAATCGATTGAACAGATGAACTGGCTTCGGTGCGGTGAAGGTTACAATTCCGCCACACTTCGCCACTAATTCTGGGTTCGGCTCGAAAGGTTCGTCCGCGCTTGCTCCGGAAGGAATATCGACCGCACACACCGCTCTTGCCGGAAGCGCATTGAGCGCTCGAATGGCAGCCGCCTGGATCCCATTCACCGGCGGCTTGAACCCGGTCCCCAGGATCGCGTCTACCAGCACCTCCGCCGCGAACACCTCTCTTGCGGATTCGCTGTTCAGTTCCTCCTCGTTCCGGGCGATTACGGCCGTAAGCGGCAGCTTCTTGTACATCTCCGCCGCATCGCCCTTCAGGTCTCCCGGGTCAGCCAGCAGCAGTACCTTCACCTGTTTCCCGGCTTCGTGCAGCTTGCGTGCGGCCACAAAGCCGTCGCCGCCGTTGTTGCCTTTGCCGCAGATGACGCCGAAGCACTGTGCCTGCGGATATTCGCGCAGAAGGAACTCCGCCACTGCTGCGCCGGCGTTTTCCATCAAGGTGAGCGAAGGCACGCCGTAGCGCTGGCTGGTGATGCGATCGATCTCGCGCATCTCGGCGGCGGTGACGATCTTCATCGGCAGGAGATCAATGGGTTACGCTGCGGCTCGGGGTCAGGGCGAGCTGCTCCAGTCGCTTCAGGTTCTCGGTCTCGCCCACCACAATCAGCGAGTCCCCGCCCAGGATGATATCGGTGGCGCTGGGGTTCACCCGCATGGCCTCGCCCGGCCGCTTGATGGCCAGGATGATGACCCCCATCTTCTGATGGATCCGCGACTCTCCGATGGTGGTGCCGGCCAGGGAGGACCCGGCAGTCACACTGAGCTCTTCAATCTCCACCTGCAGCTTGGTTTCGTCCCGGCCAACGGCGATATCCAGGAAGTCCAGCACACCCGGGCGCAGGAAGGTCTGCGCGATGCGGTGTCCGGCGAAAACGTAGGGCGAGATCACTGAGTCCGCGCCCGCCGTGAGCAGATGCTTCTCCGACCCTTCCTCGCTGGCCCGCGCAATGATTTTCAGCTTGGGATTGAGGCTGCGCGCAGTCAGGACAATGTAGATGTTGGTCGCGTCGGTGGTGGTGGCCGCCACCAGCCCGCGCGCATGCTCGATGCGCGCTTCCCGCAGCACTTCTTCTTTGGTCGCGTCGCCCACCAGCGTGGGCCAGTCCTCGGCGCAGCGCTCCGCTTTCGACTCGCTGCTCTCCACCACCACGAACGGCGCCGGCTGCGCCGCCAGTTCGCGCGCCACGCTGCGGCCGACCCGTCCAGCGCCGCAAATGATGTAGTGCCCGGAAAGCCGTCCGATCTCGCGCTCCATGCGCCGCCTTCCCAGAAAGCGTCCCAGTTCGAATTCTAGCAAAGCGGTGCTGAGCGTCCCGATGGCCGCAAACGCCAGCCCCACTCCGGAAGCGATCAAAAAGATGTTGAAGATGCGCCCCGCGTCGGAGAGCTCATGGACTTCCCGGTAGCCCACCGTGGCCAGCGTGGTCACCACCATGTACACGCTGTCCAGCCAGGACCAGCCTTCGATCAGGCGGAAACCGAGCACCCCGACGACGAACAACGCCGCCAGCGCCAAACTCAGAGTCCTCAGGATGCGAAACGGTTTCAACCGCAGCAATCTTCAGCCTCTACCACGCCCCGCGGCATCATACCGCCGGCCCCTCGCCCAGGCCAGTTACTTTCCCATGCCGAAGGTGCCCCGCGTTCGCGCCCCGCGGTTGGGCG
This genomic stretch from Terriglobales bacterium harbors:
- a CDS encoding NAD(P)H-hydrate dehydratase, with protein sequence MKIVTAAEMREIDRITSQRYGVPSLTLMENAGAAVAEFLLREYPQAQCFGVICGKGNNGGDGFVAARKLHEAGKQVKVLLLADPGDLKGDAAEMYKKLPLTAVIARNEEELNSESAREVFAAEVLVDAILGTGFKPPVNGIQAAAIRALNALPARAVCAVDIPSGASADEPFEPNPELVAKCGGIVTFTAPKPVHLFNRFACLKTVVAQIGTPREAVTSKLAMEVITPDDIGTVLLPREPDAHKGDFGHVLIVGGSVGKAGAPAMAGMAALRAGAGLVTVAVPRSIQPTVAGFMPELMTEALEETEVGTISMRALEYGRMDKLMEGKSVVAIGPGISRHPESAEFVRTLVAECDLPVVLDADGLNAFEGCASKLDGSKRLLVVTPHPGEMARLTNSSARDIQKDRVGVARNFAREHKCVVVLKGWRTLIALPEGMVWVNPTGNPGMASGGTGDILTGLVAGLMGQHLSEKERASIAAVYLHGLAGDLARDELEEHVMTATDLLRCLPAAFRVARERARDKFVRVSG
- a CDS encoding potassium channel protein, giving the protein MKPFRILRTLSLALAALFVVGVLGFRLIEGWSWLDSVYMVVTTLATVGYREVHELSDAGRIFNIFLIASGVGLAFAAIGTLSTALLEFELGRFLGRRRMEREIGRLSGHYIICGAGRVGRSVARELAAQPAPFVVVESSESKAERCAEDWPTLVGDATKEEVLREARIEHARGLVAATTTDATNIYIVLTARSLNPKLKIIARASEEGSEKHLLTAGADSVISPYVFAGHRIAQTFLRPGVLDFLDIAVGRDETKLQVEIEELSVTAGSSLAGTTIGESRIHQKMGVIILAIKRPGEAMRVNPSATDIILGGDSLIVVGETENLKRLEQLALTPSRSVTH